The nucleotide sequence TCTGAAGCAATCCTTTCAGCCATACAACAGGGGACAGTCACCCAATCCTAAAGGCAATTAAATGCAGCCATGTCCCATTCTACTAAAAATAACATACTACATGTGCATAAAGCTAGGCAAGTGCTTGAACACTAACCAATTTGAGAAGCTTTTCTTGCATCATTGTTAGGCATATCCaagtaatattttcagtaaagGAAACTATACAAGGGCCTAATCCATTTTCTTCATTGCTCTGATACTCACACGAAGCATTTTTAACAAAAGTTTCTGATCTAGCCCCTATTTAGAATTATGTTCTCAATTCCGTGCACCTTCTTAATGGTAACAGTCtacataatttttctttgcaCTACAAAGCACAGGGTTAACCTGTTAACCATGTGTCCTATTTTCCTCTGTTTAATTGTGAACACTCCAGTAGTATGCTTTATCATATCCCTCAAAGCTGAGTTCTGCTAAAAGAGGATCCAATGGCTATTTGTACTTCAACACTTGCAGGAATTAGAGGAACATGATTCATCTTCTAACTTCTCAGAAGCAAATTCCAGCATGCCTAAGATCTGGAAATACATCTCAATAAAAGTGCATAGCCCTTCTCTGGTACCCTACCCATGGCACACTCTGGGTTATTCACTGACCGATATAACACGGAGATTGACATCCTCTGGCTGAAGCGGGTATGCACTGGTGCATTGCAGGAAGCAAAAGTTTGGATTGATGGGCTTCACGATCTGATAAACCTTATGCATTGTGTTCATCGACTGCATCCCACTGGAAATCACCATTGGGCGACCTAACCGTTAGAAAACATGCACATGTTTTGTCCTAAGTTGGTAAGAAAGCTACACCAGATTAAATTAAGTTCTTGAAGTAAATTAATTCAGTTAAACTAGAAAAGGAAGCTGGGTGAACAGTTTTCTTCCAAGTCTGAGGGTGATTTTCTTCTAAAggtacttcagatttttttccagaatcaaTTGCAGGAAAGATCTAATAACTGATCTACTGAGACACAGTGATGTTTACCAAGATGGCTTGAAAGAAAATGCTTACCTTTCTTTGCAGTCTTTTCCAAATATGGAAAATTGTTTGTGTCTCCTGATCCTACTTTGAAAAATGGAACATCCAGTTCATGTAGGAATTCCACAGCCATCTACAAGGAAGAGAAATCACTGCATTTTAACACACCACTTCAGCTGGATCAAAGATAAAAACCTACCATGCTGGGAAATAAACAACccttcaaagcaaaaccaaagcttAATTAAATAGGtcctatctatctatctatctatctatctatctctatACCTCTCCCCAAAATACACTTCTTCTGAAATAACATTTACTATTCTGAGGATATTAGTTTCTGacttcctgtcgtggtttaaccccagccagcaactaagcaccatgcagccgctcactcactccccccccctcagtgggatggggaagaaaatcgtgaaaagaagcaaaacccgtgggttgagataagaacggtttaatagaacagaaaagaagaaactaataatgataatgataacactaataaaatgccaatagtaataataaaaggattggaatgtacaaatgatgtgcagtgcaattactcaccacccaccgatagatgcccagttagtccccgagcggcaattccccccgcccccactccccccagtttatatactagatgtggcatcacatggtatggaataccctgttggccagtttgggtcagctgccctggctgtgtcctgtgccaacttcttgtgcccctccagctttctcactggctgggcttgagaagctgaaaaatccttgactttagtctaaacactacttagcaacaactgaaaacatcagtgttatcaacattcttcacatactgaactcaaaacacagcactgtaccagctactaggaagacagttaactctatcccagctgaaaccaggacacttcccTCCAGTATTATTGAGGTGCCTTCTTTTCTATTTCTACTACAAAACCAGATTTTCCACAGGTTTTTGACTGGGATCCCTGTCTCAAGGCAGTCTCTTTGGTCTCCCAGCCATAGCTGGTCAAGCCAGCTGTAGGTACAGCTGCTTAGTACAGGTGAGCTCCACTGCTCCTCTAACTTCAAGATGAGCTTGTGGGCCACAGcattcttgggggttttttggcacTACCAGAGAGAGCAACTACCTGTAGATGGGAGCTTACCTGTTGAAGAAGAAATGTACTGCAGGCATGCAGGCAGTCTTCCTGCCACATACTTCCTGCAGGTCAGAAATACTAAACCACAGACAGGGTGTTTAGAACTACAGGTAGTTTTCCTGAATAGATCTGTCACTCTGAAAAATTGTATATTGAATAAACACCTGAAAAAAATAAGTGCCTAAAAAGGGAAATCCAAAATGGATTTGCTTCTAGGAGAGAtgctggaaaataaatataaaatatgccAAAGAAAAGACTATAAAACAGTTTATTCAAATGTTAATTATACTCTGCTGCCTTCTAAAAATATGTGTGCTATATTGAAGAGAATTGAGGAATTATTGGAGGCTCCATGAAAATCAGTATTGCATCAGTAAGTGGCCTTTTAAAATTTAgtacttttaaggaaaaaaatcccaaacctatCACAGGCAAGAGCTATTCACATTCACATCCAGGGGAAACAACAAAATAGTTAGCTAACTTTGTCCCCCTTCAACCACCCACAAacacttttaatttcttcagctcATTCCCTGTTGCAGTCAAATTTACTTGGTGCCAGCAAAAGAGTGCTAACGTCCAGAAGAGAATCGCATCTTTTTCGGTCTTATTTTTTAATCATAATTATAATGCAGATTCAATTTCTTGTACCTAGGATGTGTAACATCTCTTTAATGTAGTTTATTCACTAAGATGCACTGTGcacgaagacaatgaatacactATATTAAAAAGCCACAGATCTAATCTGAGGAGATTGCACAAAATGAAATATGACAGATAGACCTCATATCTAAGGCCACTCTTCATTAGGTAAATATCTCTTGAAAATTGGCAGCTTTTCTGTAAGAGATTCAAGGAAGAGGAATTAATCTCAAATAATAGGGATGACATTAAAGGGAGTGGTTCAATGGGATCCTGTCTTATGTCCCATACATACTGGAACAGAGTAGATAAAGGAGTTAACTCATACATAGCCTTTACATTTACTTCACACATCACTTCACTGATTTCCTCATATAGTTAAACACACAATTTAACCTCTTCGACACAGCTGGAGTTCCAGAGATTATGTTCAATTTACAGAAGTTAATGTAGTCTCAAGGAATCATTACGTCAATTTATGCAATGTTTGCCCTAAGTTCCAAACCATGTCTTGCAGAAATGCCACCAGAAATCCTAGGAGCTATGTAATGTAATTACTGTTCAAAAAAGAAGGCACAAACATGTATCAGTACTGTTAATTAGCTGCTGAGGCCAAACACAAAGGAGCACAGTATCTTGAGAAATAGAGGGTGCCCAGAGGTGGAAAGTGTTCTTAGCTGCTGCATATGAAAGGTGTTCTACATTGCACTATAGCCTTTAAAAGCTGAAGGTTTTAACATCAAACAGAGtgggggcttttttccccccaaaggtATATGGGCCTTTAAGATCCCAGATATAGAAGTCCAAGACTACTggatttaattattcttttcttaaagGAGTAGGTGTTGTTCAGCAGGTCTCCTAGACATGAAGATAACAATAAAAGAAACGTCACAGCACCCTCTTTTCACAGATCTGAGTCCATGGCATCAGGCTATTGCAATACATGCAAAACATCTTTTTGTCCATCAGacatctgaagtaattttttatggTGTTTGGTGCTTGTACCATCTCAGCTGGGGCACAGCAATTCAAGGATTTTAGTCAATAGGGACAGTAAGTTGATAGAAGCAGTGAGAATGGCCAGAGGACTAGAAAAGACAGCATAAAAAGGCTGAAGGAATTGAAATTGCTTAGTCCAGagaacacagaacagaaaagagagGTGATAATGGTGTTCAAATACACAGACAGGAGATACAAGAAAAGTATGAACTTTTATGTCAGATGAGGCAGGacaaaaaattacaagaaagGAGATTAAGCTGATACATCAGGAATTCTCTCTGGTGGTAAGGAGACTGAGGCACTGAACAGATCAccttaaaacattaaataaatccCATCCTTGTCCCATCCTCGATAAGGCTACTTGCAGAAAGACAGGGACATTTGCTGTGCTTGCCTTATGCAAGAGTGGTTAGCTTAATTCAGGAGGGTCTCTTTCAGTTTGGTTCTCTGTATTTTCTAGGCcacaaagaaaagtaaaacaatcTGTAATCTCTGATCTATACTGAGGTTTAACCGTTACCCAGTTTTCCAGCTTACACATTTCAATTGTGCGTTGCATTTGTTAATACTGTAACTAACATCATTTTGAGGTAGGCAACATGCAAGAGTTAAAGTACACATCTCTTAAGGGGGAACAGCAGCAGATGAGCATCATGGACTTTACAAGCTGGTGACTGACTATTCAAGAGCCCACTGACAAAAATCAGTAAATGCTTCAGGAGTAACAGGGCAAGGTGGAGACCCTCTCCTTGAGattagtaaaagaaaaaggaatataaGCATTTCTGCTGCTTAGAAACATCAGTGGAGGTCTAgtaaacagcagaaaggaaaaaaagagggaaataatAGGGATTAAGTTGAGAAAGGAATCTGGTTTACAACACAGGCAAGTTTGAAATGCTTGGAGCCAATATACCAGCCAACACCAGATGGTGGCCAGATTGCAGTCTTGATCTACACTCTCAAAGCTGTGATTGTTCATGGAGTTCAACTGAGGCTCTGTCTCCAATGTGATTTACTGTGCATAAATTCCTCAGCATACATGGCAGATCTTCCAAAATGTTCAGCCATCTACTCAACCATTGCAGATGCACAAGTGAAGTGGCAGAAGTATAGTTACTCTAGTTTCCTCATTTAGAAATTCAACATCCCATGTATTTAGTATTCTTTTTATGTAAGAACTATCGCGCCTAAGTAATAACCAATAGACACAACAGCTGGACTCTGCTTGTCATTCCACTATGACTTACATACCTCATCCATGCCagaagctgtgaagaaaattccAATCTCCTCTGCATATTTCTTTAGGTCTCTATATTGGTCATGACTAAACTCCAAGTGGCGCTTGTGCTCCCCATAGGTCTTTCCCCAGGAGTGTTCAGATGTATAGGGCCTTTCTAAGGCTTTCTTGTTGAATTTGTACTCCAGTTCGCTCTTCTGGAACTTAGCACAGTCTGCTCCGCAGCCCTACAAAACAAGCTGGTGCGCACTGAGTGGAAGTGCAAGTGAAACTGCACTCATCCTTAGTTGGAACACAAGGATTGTGCAATTAATGTGCTCATTTGCAGTGGAGTTTCACATTATCATCATAGCAATCACAGGAATGGTACAAACACAGTGACAGATGACCTGCACACACGAgcccttttctttcaaaatgcctGTATACTTAGTAGAGCAGCAGCCTAGAAAGAAATCGTACTAAAACTACAAAACCGAACTGCCACTTGCTATGCATGCCACTTATTGGAAGAGTCGATTTCTGTGGTGTTTTCCAAGCTCAGCTGTCACATGATAATTTTACATGAAAACAAGTGACACGATTTTGTAGAAGGAGTATGAATCTGAAATTTGTATGAAGCGACACAAATGGTGAAGTTAAACTCACACTAAGCTATTTTGCACTTTCACCGCAGTCATGGGTCTGAACACATTATGCCCTGACTTCTCCTTTAGTGATGATACACTGTTTTCTAACTATGTTAGGAATAGTATATCTAATATACACAATACCAAATTTTAAAGCAGCTTGGCTGTCTTACTGGATTACACAAGTTATTACCTCAAAAAACCATAATGCAATCAAACTAGAGGCTCATCAGAGAGTTACTTGGTTCTTCCCAAATTCACAGTTAACTTATGACTCAAGGACCACTGTAAGCCCTCGGAGACGATATAATCTGCCCTTGTCTGTGTCCATGGCACGTGCGTGTACCGTGAACGAGGTAGGGGCTTCCTAAAAGCAAACACGATGAGATCATAGGCTGCGAGCCACGGACTGAGGGCTACAACGCTAGCACCCGCTTTGCTGGCTCTCACCACTACTGTCTCCTTGCagctactttattttaaaaattcctcctGTAAATCACTCCAATCCTCCCACGCGGTGCCACCGGCCGGAGACGATGCTCCCCGACCGGAGCGTCTCCCGGCTTTCCCGGGCCCCGCCGGTGCCCCGGGCCTCCCGCTCACCCGCACCGAGCTGCCTGCCTCACccgagcgagcgagcgggcgggcCTGCCCACCCGGCGGAGAAGGAAGCGCCGAGGGAGACGGGGCAGCCCCGCCCGCCGTGGCGCCCCGCCAGCCCGGCCGCGCTCCCGCCTCCCCGGCCACCCCGCCCACCGGAGGCAGAGCGGCCCCGCGCGCACCTTGGCCATGCGGATCATACGCTTGGCGGTGGCCAGGTCGCCCTGGTGGTTCTGCCCGATCTCCGCGATGATGAAGCACGGCTGCTCGCCGCCCACGCGGCGCCCGGGGCACAGCTCGAACTCCCGCGACATGATGGCTGCCGCACCGCCGTCCGCGCGCGAGTGCGCCGGCGCTCCCGAACCCCGGCGGCGCCACCGCCTAGGCCTGTGGCCGGCAGCCAATCCGCGctgcggcgggcggggccgggctccgccgccgtCCCCATTGGGCACCTCCCGCgaggcgggcggggcggcggcgctccTGCCTGCGGGGCCGCCAGGTGGCACCGGGTGGGCGGCGGTGCTTCAGggaggccgcggcggggcgggcccaGCCCGGCGGCTGCGTGGCGCTGTGTGCGCGGGGGAGCCGGGAGGGCAGCGGGACGAGGGGAGCGCTCGAGGCCGACGGGCCGTCTGGCCCCCGGCCTGATTTCCCAGGCGGCCTCGGGACCGCGTCCCTGTTCTGGCGAGAGCGAGTCCGGCACCTTTGGGGCGGGGGCGGCGCTCGGCAGGGGCCAGGCCGGCCGGTCCCTGTGCCCGGGGCTGACGGGGGTTTCCAGCGCCGCGCCGGTGACAGGCAGCCgccggcggctcccgccccgccggcgcctCGCTGCCGCGCAGGAAGCGGCCGGCCGTGAACCTGCCCCAGGCAGGGCCTGCTAGAGATCCCTTGGTCCCGAAGCGCCTGCACGAACATCTCCAGCCTTCTCAAAGAAGCGTTTTCTGTGGTGGCAGAACAGAGTTTACCAGGAAGCACAAACCAACTCCGGGCCCCCTACCTAAGAGACCCTTGATAATCATGGATACAGAGAGGATTTACAGGAAAAACTTGGTTTAGGCAAAACTTTCAATGATACACCAAAATAAACCATAAAGCATGCAGCACTGTGTTTGGGTCAGGACATGGGTGGCATACATTATGGCCTGCTTACACATCAGGCATCTACCGGATCTTCACAAAGCCCCACTCAGGTCAGCATGGACAGAAAACTGTGTGCCCAAATACTGGTGTTTCATTCACTTAATAGCTTCAAATAGATCAGCAGAAACAAGTCTGACATTACACCTAGCCACATGGTTGCAAAAATTCCTGTAAATTATTCAGTATACCTGTTTTGGATTAGGGGGGGGGAGTAatgggggagggggccgcaggggtggctgctgtgagaagctgctagaagatcccccagctccaagttggacccacctctggccaaggccgagcgcatcagtgacggtggtagcgcctctgggataacagatttaagaaagggaaccagtagtgggggaggagattggaatatgagagaaaccactctgcagacagcaaggtcagcgaagaaggaggaggaggaggtgcgccagaggaggggatgcccctgcagcccatggt is from Harpia harpyja isolate bHarHar1 chromosome Z, bHarHar1 primary haplotype, whole genome shotgun sequence and encodes:
- the NANS gene encoding sialic acid synthase, with the translated sequence MSREFELCPGRRVGGEQPCFIIAEIGQNHQGDLATAKRMIRMAKGCGADCAKFQKSELEYKFNKKALERPYTSEHSWGKTYGEHKRHLEFSHDQYRDLKKYAEEIGIFFTASGMDEMAVEFLHELDVPFFKVGSGDTNNFPYLEKTAKKGRPMVISSGMQSMNTMHKVYQIVKPINPNFCFLQCTSAYPLQPEDVNLRVISAYQSAFPDIPIGYSGHETGIAISVAAVAMGAKVVERHVTLDKTWKGSDHQASLEPNELAELVKAIRTVEKAMGSPVKQLLPCEMACNEKLGKSVVAKVTIPEGTVLTLDMLTVKVGEPKGFPPEAIFDLVGQKVKKNIEEDETITEQVVENHVKNVKC